The Brasilonema sennae CENA114 genome includes a region encoding these proteins:
- a CDS encoding molybdopterin-dependent oxidoreductase: MRAPGEACGMFALESAMEELAIALNIDPLTLCLIKHADINPQVAQPWSSKYLKECYLDKLMP, translated from the coding sequence ATGCGTGCCCCTGGCGAAGCTTGTGGAATGTTCGCGTTAGAATCAGCAATGGAGGAATTAGCGATCGCCTTGAATATCGATCCACTTACTCTGTGCTTGATTAAGCACGCCGATATCAATCCCCAAGTAGCTCAACCCTGGTCGAGCAAGTACCTGAAAGAATGTTACCTTGACAAATTAATGCCTTGA
- a CDS encoding XdhC family protein, protein MNELQAILTAFESSQKSGDISFLATVVKTQGSTYRRPGAKMLMTGTGQIVGTISAGCLENDVFEYTRQRMADGKPIVVTYDNTASEDILWGFGLGCNGVVQVLIERLENESTPNAIAFIKECLNNKHLGIIATVFASEGAVDLKLGSRLLLYPNSKIITDIEDANLTQSLIADAQAALVNQKSSVNNYQLPFGSAEVFIEVIQPPTPLVIFGAGYDAVPVAQFAEALGWQVTVVDCRANEATRARFPMTCEVILSRREILEKQVFIDTGTVTVVMTHNYLDDLEIMKTLLPSPARYIGVLGPKHRTEKLLQDLEGQGIVCTTEQLERLHSPVGIDIGAETPAEIAIAIIAEIQAVLKNHNGGFLRNRNQPIHQYDESNFNKLLVKVG, encoded by the coding sequence ATGAACGAATTACAAGCAATTTTAACAGCCTTCGAGTCTAGTCAAAAAAGTGGTGATATTAGTTTCCTGGCGACTGTAGTTAAAACTCAAGGTTCAACCTACCGCCGACCTGGTGCCAAAATGTTAATGACAGGTACAGGTCAGATAGTGGGAACAATTAGCGCTGGTTGTTTGGAAAACGATGTGTTCGAGTATACCCGCCAACGCATGGCAGACGGCAAACCGATTGTTGTTACTTACGATAACACCGCCTCTGAGGATATTCTGTGGGGCTTTGGTTTGGGATGCAACGGTGTAGTGCAAGTTCTGATCGAACGTCTGGAAAACGAAAGCACACCGAATGCGATCGCTTTTATAAAAGAGTGTCTAAATAACAAACATCTCGGTATTATAGCGACAGTCTTTGCTTCAGAAGGTGCAGTTGATCTAAAACTAGGCTCACGCTTACTGCTGTATCCAAACAGTAAAATTATCACCGACATTGAAGATGCAAATTTAACTCAATCTTTAATTGCAGATGCCCAAGCAGCGCTTGTCAATCAAAAGTCCAGCGTGAACAACTATCAGTTACCTTTTGGCAGTGCAGAAGTTTTTATTGAAGTCATCCAACCACCTACACCCTTAGTGATATTTGGTGCAGGTTATGACGCTGTACCCGTAGCACAGTTTGCGGAAGCATTGGGTTGGCAAGTTACTGTAGTTGATTGTCGGGCTAACGAGGCAACTAGAGCGCGATTTCCAATGACTTGTGAGGTGATTCTTAGCCGCCGAGAGATTCTAGAAAAACAGGTATTTATAGATACTGGGACAGTGACTGTGGTCATGACACATAATTACCTTGATGATTTGGAAATTATGAAAACATTGCTACCATCTCCTGCACGCTACATTGGCGTTTTAGGGCCAAAGCATCGTACAGAAAAATTGCTGCAAGATTTAGAAGGACAAGGAATAGTTTGTACCACTGAACAATTAGAAAGATTGCACAGTCCTGTAGGAATTGATATCGGTGCAGAAACACCAGCAGAAATTGCGATCGCTATCATTGCAGAAATTCAAGCAGTACTCAAAAATCATAATGGTGGTTTTTTAAGAAATCGCAATCAACCAATTCACCAATATGATGAAAGTAACTTTAATAAACTTCTTGTAAAAGTCGGGTAA
- a CDS encoding MotA/TolQ/ExbB proton channel family protein — protein MTQAYDIFLAGGLVMWPLLGLFIVTSVCILERSWFWFRLIIQEKQVVREVLTTAKVDLKEAEEIAESSQTLAIGRFLVEPLRLKKPSPETFHLAIKAACDKEFVEMRKGDIVLKSVAAIAPLLGILGTAEGLINTFTNLKTNSFNLTDFSKVTPGLAQALISSTTAIAITVFAFLFIRIFLYLRVRQIDLFSQIGNDLELIYLQFWHEPSTQTDTQTNSEQ, from the coding sequence ATGACCCAAGCATACGACATCTTCCTAGCAGGCGGTCTTGTTATGTGGCCTTTGTTGGGCTTATTTATAGTCACTTCGGTATGCATCTTGGAACGCAGTTGGTTCTGGTTCAGGCTAATCATTCAAGAAAAACAGGTCGTGCGTGAGGTTTTGACAACAGCAAAGGTAGATTTAAAAGAAGCAGAAGAAATTGCAGAAAGTTCTCAGACTTTAGCCATTGGCAGGTTTTTAGTAGAACCTCTTAGACTCAAAAAACCCTCTCCTGAAACCTTTCATTTGGCAATCAAAGCCGCTTGTGATAAAGAATTCGTAGAAATGCGTAAAGGTGATATAGTCCTGAAAAGCGTGGCGGCAATCGCCCCCTTGCTAGGTATATTAGGTACAGCTGAGGGTTTAATCAACACTTTCACTAACCTTAAAACTAACTCTTTCAATCTTACTGATTTCTCTAAAGTTACACCTGGTCTTGCTCAAGCACTAATTAGCTCTACAACTGCTATAGCTATTACAGTTTTTGCCTTTCTCTTTATACGAATTTTTCTTTATTTGCGAGTGCGACAAATCGATTTATTTTCTCAAATTGGCAATGATTTAGAACTCATTTATTTGCAATTCTGGCATGAACCTTCCACTCAAACAGACACTCAGACTAATAGTGAACAGTGA
- a CDS encoding cation diffusion facilitator family transporter, producing MSSRTARSYAFLSIAAAIVTIALKFGAYLLTGSVGLLSDAIESIVNLVAALIALWALTYAAKPADAEHAFGHSKAEYFSSGAEGALIVVAAISIAVEAWGRLLHPEPLTQLGLGLALSLFATAINGVVAFVLLRAGRRLRSITLRADAHHLFTDVVTSGGVVVGIFLVKVTGAFVLDSIVALIVAANITWTGFRLLRETSSALLDAALPKEEIDAIESILNEYKRQHIQFHALRTRTAGNRSFVSFHVLVPGSWTVQQGHDLCEAIELAILRVLPLTHITTHLEPLEDRVSWEDQELERASNQQMQG from the coding sequence TCCTGTCGATTGCAGCGGCGATCGTCACCATTGCCCTGAAGTTTGGCGCTTACCTGCTAACGGGGTCAGTGGGGCTGCTTTCAGATGCTATTGAGTCTATTGTAAATCTCGTGGCAGCATTGATAGCACTGTGGGCATTGACCTATGCTGCTAAACCAGCCGATGCCGAACACGCCTTTGGGCATTCTAAAGCCGAATACTTCTCCAGTGGTGCTGAAGGTGCGTTGATTGTAGTAGCTGCCATCAGCATTGCTGTTGAAGCTTGGGGACGCTTGTTGCATCCAGAACCGTTAACACAGCTGGGCTTGGGCTTGGCACTCTCTCTATTTGCAACCGCAATCAACGGCGTTGTTGCCTTTGTCTTGCTACGGGCAGGGCGACGCTTGCGTTCCATTACACTCAGAGCTGATGCTCACCATTTATTTACCGATGTGGTGACTTCGGGTGGTGTGGTAGTTGGAATCTTCCTCGTCAAGGTAACAGGCGCTTTCGTGCTTGATTCAATCGTCGCACTGATAGTAGCAGCAAATATTACGTGGACAGGATTTCGTTTGCTACGCGAAACCAGTAGCGCATTACTGGATGCAGCTTTACCTAAAGAAGAAATTGACGCAATTGAAAGCATCCTTAACGAGTACAAACGCCAGCACATCCAGTTCCATGCCTTGCGAACCCGCACCGCTGGAAACCGCAGCTTTGTCTCCTTCCATGTTCTTGTGCCTGGATCTTGGACAGTGCAACAAGGACATGATTTGTGCGAGGCTATTGAGCTTGCTATTCTTCGGGTGTTGCCTTTAACCCACATTACAACTCACTTGGAACCTTTAGAAGATCGAGTTTCCTGGGAAGATCAGGAGTTGGAGCGTGCGAGCAATCAGCAAATGCAAGGATAA
- a CDS encoding NAD(P)-dependent oxidoreductase produces MKRIAYLGLGIMGSRMAANLLKAGYDVTVWNRNPESCKPLVEQGATQAQTPAKAVENAEAIVYCLANDNAVEEVVFGQDGILSNVRSGQIGIDMSTVHPDTSRRQAAAYAEKQVEFLDAPVFGSKNESAAGGLWIVVGGKRDVFEQVKPILEPLSETIHYLGDTGKGTSMKLIGNSIVATQIQALGEAMVLATKAGLNPKDVLDVLHVVDFRSPIFDGMGKMLVERNFTPSFALKHMLKDANLIARFAQDLNSPTPAAAIVRETIKAAVNQGWGEENASALIKALELEAAVTVQ; encoded by the coding sequence ATGAAACGCATTGCATATTTAGGACTTGGCATCATGGGCAGTCGTATGGCAGCGAACTTGCTGAAAGCGGGTTATGATGTCACAGTTTGGAATCGTAACCCAGAATCCTGTAAACCTCTGGTTGAACAAGGTGCAACGCAAGCTCAAACACCTGCAAAAGCCGTTGAAAATGCTGAGGCGATTGTGTATTGCCTAGCCAATGACAACGCGGTTGAAGAAGTTGTCTTTGGGCAAGATGGCATTTTATCGAACGTGCGATCCGGACAAATTGGGATCGACATGAGTACAGTTCATCCTGACACCTCCCGCCGCCAAGCCGCAGCTTATGCCGAAAAGCAAGTTGAATTTCTCGATGCTCCCGTTTTCGGCAGTAAAAACGAATCTGCTGCCGGGGGATTGTGGATTGTCGTTGGTGGCAAGCGTGACGTATTTGAGCAAGTCAAACCAATTTTAGAGCCGTTAAGCGAAACGATACATTACCTGGGCGACACTGGCAAAGGGACATCGATGAAACTCATCGGTAACTCGATTGTGGCAACTCAAATCCAAGCGTTAGGAGAAGCAATGGTTCTGGCGACTAAAGCCGGACTGAATCCAAAAGACGTTCTCGATGTGTTGCATGTGGTGGATTTTCGCTCTCCGATTTTTGACGGCATGGGCAAGATGCTAGTGGAGCGCAATTTTACACCAAGTTTTGCATTAAAGCACATGCTCAAAGATGCGAATTTGATTGCTCGATTTGCCCAAGATTTGAATTCTCCCACGCCTGCTGCCGCAATTGTCAGAGAAACTATCAAAGCAGCGGTTAACCAAGGATGGGGAGAAGAAAATGCGTCTGCCCTGATTAAAGCCCTGGAATTAGAAGCGGCAGTAACTGTTCAATGA
- a CDS encoding AAA family ATPase yields MVAANLVAQDKKLDENNVFEVDDDLTLLKSAAIYGANASGKSNLAKALNFMRWFMVNSSKETQSTEKISVERFKLSTETEAKPSFFEIVFLMDSKRYRYGFEATRDRVVCEWLFYVPKSRETKLFERKLDDISISKTYKADGIQERTRHNALFLSVSAQFNVKIAEKILDWLTNSINVVSGGDIGKGYTVSCLINNEKKDEILQLLKKLDLGFGDIKVEQVEVTVDSLPSELPNEIKNFILKNGGAKATLIQTLHQKFDNQGNILSTELFNLDVQESEGTQKVFALAGPLVDTLKNGKVIIIDEFDARIHPLISRAIVELFNSNETNPSNAQLIFMTHDTNLLSNKLFRRDQIWFAEKNRYGATDLYSLAEYKVRNDASFENDYIKGRYGAIPYIGSLNHLIDSHA; encoded by the coding sequence ATGGTGGCAGCTAACCTTGTTGCGCAAGACAAAAAGCTTGATGAAAACAATGTTTTTGAAGTAGATGATGATTTAACACTACTTAAAAGCGCTGCAATATACGGCGCAAATGCAAGTGGGAAAAGTAACCTGGCTAAAGCTTTAAATTTCATGAGATGGTTCATGGTTAATTCTTCTAAAGAGACTCAAAGCACAGAAAAAATTAGTGTTGAGCGATTTAAACTCAGCACTGAAACCGAAGCTAAACCATCTTTTTTTGAAATAGTATTTTTAATGGATAGCAAGAGATATAGATACGGATTCGAGGCAACTCGTGACAGAGTTGTCTGTGAATGGTTATTTTATGTTCCTAAATCAAGAGAAACTAAACTTTTTGAGCGCAAATTAGACGATATTAGTATTTCTAAAACATATAAAGCTGATGGTATTCAGGAGAGAACAAGACATAATGCTCTCTTCTTGTCTGTATCTGCTCAATTTAATGTCAAAATTGCAGAAAAAATCTTAGATTGGCTGACAAACAGTATCAATGTTGTCTCTGGAGGTGATATAGGTAAAGGATACACAGTTAGTTGTTTAATAAATAACGAAAAGAAAGATGAAATTCTTCAGTTGCTCAAAAAATTAGATTTGGGATTTGGCGATATAAAGGTAGAACAAGTTGAGGTTACTGTTGATTCTTTGCCTAGTGAATTGCCTAATGAAATAAAAAACTTCATTCTAAAAAATGGGGGGGCAAAAGCAACATTAATTCAAACACTGCACCAAAAATTTGATAATCAAGGAAATATTCTATCTACAGAACTGTTTAATTTAGATGTTCAAGAGTCTGAAGGAACTCAAAAAGTTTTTGCTTTAGCAGGACCTCTTGTTGACACACTAAAAAATGGTAAAGTTATAATCATTGATGAATTTGATGCTAGAATTCATCCTTTGATCAGCCGTGCCATTGTTGAATTATTTAATTCCAATGAAACAAATCCAAGTAATGCTCAATTAATATTCATGACTCACGATACCAATTTGCTTAGTAATAAGCTTTTTCGTAGAGATCAGATTTGGTTTGCAGAAAAAAATAGATATGGGGCAACAGATTTGTACTCTCTAGCAGAATACAAAGTACGAAACGATGCATCATTTGAGAATGATTATATTAAAGGTAGATATGGCGCAATTCCATATATCGGAAGTTTAAACCATCTCATCGACTCTCATGCCTAG
- the pstS gene encoding phosphate ABC transporter substrate-binding protein PstS, which translates to MTFSTNVLSRVVSVSVVTGAISFGAIFGAIAQAETLNGAGATFPAPLYERYAREVKKKYPDLTVNYQAVGSGAGVNQVIAGTVQFGASDSAMTDAEMGKVKNGVILVPTAGGAVAVVHNLPIDNLKLSRKTLPAIFSGQITKWDDPQIKADNPGVNLPSQPIKAVVRADSSGTSFIFTNHLTSISPYFKGRVGTSKSPSWTIPNVIKAKGNPGVASSVTRTPGAIGYVEYEFALKNKLKVAQIQNKQGQFVAPSLQTANQALSTVSFPANFRVFVDDPTQGYPIVGLTWLLIYKSYPNAAQGTAVKNFVNWVLTDGQQINDDLNYTRIPDPVAQKVIQTVNSAIK; encoded by the coding sequence ATGACATTTTCAACTAATGTTTTGAGTCGTGTAGTTAGTGTTTCAGTTGTTACGGGTGCTATTAGTTTTGGAGCGATTTTTGGGGCGATCGCCCAAGCAGAAACCCTTAATGGTGCAGGAGCAACTTTTCCCGCTCCACTCTACGAACGTTATGCTCGTGAAGTCAAAAAGAAATATCCAGACCTAACAGTTAACTATCAAGCCGTTGGTAGCGGTGCTGGTGTTAACCAAGTGATTGCTGGCACTGTTCAATTTGGTGCTAGTGATTCTGCGATGACTGATGCGGAGATGGGTAAAGTAAAAAATGGTGTTATCCTAGTACCTACCGCAGGTGGTGCTGTTGCAGTTGTTCACAATCTTCCAATAGATAATCTCAAATTGTCCCGCAAGACACTACCAGCTATTTTTTCTGGTCAAATTACCAAGTGGGATGATCCTCAAATCAAAGCTGATAACCCTGGTGTGAATCTACCAAGTCAGCCGATTAAAGCTGTTGTTCGCGCTGATAGTAGTGGTACATCTTTCATTTTTACCAACCATTTGACTTCTATAAGTCCCTATTTTAAGGGACGAGTTGGCACCAGTAAATCTCCAAGTTGGACTATCCCAAATGTTATAAAAGCAAAAGGTAATCCAGGTGTAGCAAGTTCAGTCACTCGCACTCCAGGTGCTATCGGTTATGTTGAGTATGAATTTGCTCTGAAAAATAAGCTCAAAGTAGCACAAATTCAGAACAAACAAGGACAATTTGTGGCTCCTTCTTTACAAACTGCCAACCAAGCTTTATCAACTGTAAGTTTTCCAGCCAACTTCCGCGTTTTTGTTGACGATCCAACACAGGGTTATCCTATCGTTGGTCTAACCTGGTTGTTGATATATAAAAGTTATCCCAATGCAGCCCAAGGAACAGCTGTCAAGAACTTTGTGAATTGGGTACTAACAGATGGTCAACAAATTAATGATGACCTAAACTACACTCGTATTCCAGATCCTGTGGCTCAAAAAGTCATACAGACAGTGAACAGCGCGATCAAATAA
- a CDS encoding nucleotidyltransferase family protein, whose product MDSTTEQIETEKSTIAIMILAAGASTRMGTPKQLLLYQKRSLVQYITEIAIASVCKPVVVVLGAYSEQIRPQINHLPVSIVENLDWACGMSTSINSAIQFLHNLSQNIEAVVIVVCDQPFLSPQIINQLVDAYYSTKKPIIACEYAGTLGVPALFSKRFFYKLAELQGTSGAKKVINNNVTLVFSLPFAQGDIDIDTPKDYEQLLSINSDYI is encoded by the coding sequence ATGGACTCTACGACTGAGCAAATAGAAACTGAAAAATCAACTATAGCCATTATGATTCTTGCTGCGGGTGCATCTACTCGCATGGGTACACCGAAACAGCTATTGCTCTACCAAAAACGAAGTTTGGTGCAATACATTACAGAAATTGCGATCGCTTCGGTTTGTAAACCTGTGGTAGTAGTACTTGGAGCATACTCAGAACAGATTCGCCCCCAAATCAATCACCTTCCTGTGAGCATCGTTGAGAACTTAGATTGGGCTTGTGGAATGAGCACTTCCATCAATAGCGCAATTCAATTTTTGCATAATCTTTCACAAAACATTGAAGCAGTAGTTATTGTAGTTTGTGATCAACCATTTCTTTCACCCCAAATTATTAATCAACTTGTTGATGCATATTATTCAACCAAAAAACCTATTATCGCTTGCGAATATGCAGGAACATTAGGCGTACCTGCTTTGTTTAGTAAAAGATTTTTTTACAAGCTTGCTGAATTACAAGGAACTTCAGGAGCAAAAAAAGTTATTAACAATAACGTGACACTAGTATTTTCTCTTCCTTTTGCGCAGGGAGATATTGATATTGACACACCAAAAGATTATGAACAATTGCTATCGATCAATAGCGATTACATTTGA
- a CDS encoding RloB family protein, translated as MPRKKENSRGYHQRKVNTREIRQRFLIICEGEKTEPNYFRSFRVSKNVAEVNVHGLGKNPSKLVKSANELNNQDDYDQVWCVFDRDSWTVEDFNNTIKNAETQGFKVACSNEAFELWYVLHFEFLNTGIPRNDYKKKLTYLLGRPYNKNSDTIYDELFEKQSIAIKNAKKLLKQYEPHNPEKDNPSTTVHLLVQELKKFMQ; from the coding sequence ATGCCTAGAAAAAAGGAAAACTCTCGTGGATATCACCAACGAAAAGTTAATACTAGGGAAATCAGGCAGAGATTCTTGATCATATGTGAAGGAGAGAAAACCGAACCTAACTACTTTAGGAGTTTTCGTGTTTCCAAGAATGTCGCTGAAGTAAACGTGCACGGTTTAGGAAAGAATCCCAGCAAATTAGTTAAAAGCGCAAACGAACTAAATAACCAAGATGATTACGATCAGGTTTGGTGTGTTTTTGATCGTGATTCTTGGACTGTAGAAGATTTTAATAACACCATAAAAAATGCAGAGACTCAAGGATTTAAAGTAGCTTGTTCTAATGAAGCGTTTGAACTATGGTATGTCCTACATTTTGAATTTCTCAATACAGGTATTCCTCGAAATGATTATAAGAAGAAGTTAACTTATTTACTGGGGCGACCATATAATAAAAATAGCGATACGATTTATGATGAGCTATTTGAGAAGCAATCTATTGCTATTAAAAATGCTAAAAAACTTCTGAAACAATACGAACCTCACAATCCAGAGAAAGACAATCCGTCAACAACAGTGCATCTGTTAGTGCAGGAACTCAAGAAGTTTATGCAGTAA